A part of Aegilops tauschii subsp. strangulata cultivar AL8/78 chromosome 2, Aet v6.0, whole genome shotgun sequence genomic DNA contains:
- the LOC109748504 gene encoding vacuolar iron transporter homolog 5: MAVNNTKLAAVADAENPAVVCCDVDDSESSIDFAGRANWLRAAVLGANDGLVSTASLMLGVSAVKPDARAMVVSGFAGLLAGACSMAIGEYVSVCSQRDVEIAELDQAGKRGGDEEKALPSPAQAAAASALAFSVGALLPLLAAGFIVGYNLRVAVVVVVATLALAAFGCVGAVLGRAPVARSCARVVVGGLAAMAVTFGFMRLFRASGV, from the coding sequence ATGGCCGTGAACAACACCAAGCTGGCCGCCGTGGCGGACGCCGAGAACCCGGCTGTGGTGTGCTGCGACGTCGACGACTCCGAGTCGTCCATCGACTTCGCCGGGCGCGCCAACTGGCTACGCGCGGCGGTGCTGGGCGCCAACGACGGGCTGGTCTCCACAGCCTCCCTCATGCTCGGCGTCAGCGCCGTCAAGCCCGACGCGCGGGCCATGGTCGTGTCCGGGTTCGCGGGACTACTGGCCGGGGCCTGCAGCATGGCCATCGGAGAGTACGTGTCCGTCTGCTCCCAGCGCGACGTGGAGATCGCGGAGCTGGACCAGGCCGGAAAGCGTGGCGGCGACGAGGAGAAGGCGCTGCCAAGCCCGGCACAGGCCGCCGCGGCCTCAGCGCTGGCTTTCTCCGTCGGGGCGCTCCTACCGCTGCTGGCTGCCGGGTTCATCGTGGGCTACAACCTGCGGGTGGCCGTGGTGGTCGTCGTGGCGACGTTGGCGCTGGCCGCGTTCGGATGCGTGGGCGCCGTGCTTGGGCGGGCCCCCGTGGCGAGGTCGTGCGCGCGGGTGGTGGTGGGCGGACTGGCTGCCATGGCCGTCACCTTTGGGTTCATGAGGCTCTTCCGAGCCAGCGGCGTATGA
- the LOC109748507 gene encoding xyloglucan endotransglucosylase protein 7-like, whose translation MALARERLLASLSALALMVAAWASLAVGGRPTDQLEILWGQTQVLNDGNGDQTIALMLDHAMGSAFKSKTSYLFARIDVDIKLIPRNSAGTVTTIYMISEKDWKTHDEIDLEFLGNTTGQPYTLHTNIFANGEGGREVQYRLWFDPTQDFHTYSIVWNTDEILILVDDVPIRQFKNHWDAGVPFPVYQPMRLFGCLWDADDWATQGGLVKTDWSQAPFVAYFKNYTASGCAPSAGGSWVCGQDPSGSGGSPGWMDRARGGGRLDDDVKQQQQLREVQGKYMIYNYCTDKKRFPNGFPKECGLA comes from the exons ATGGCATTGGCTAGGGAGCGCCTCCTAGCCAGCCTATCGGCTCTTGCGCTGATGGTCGCCGCCTGGGCCTCTCTGGCGGTCGGTGGTCGGCCGACTGACCAGCTGGAGATACTTTGGGGGCAGACGCAGGTGCTCAACGACGGCAACGGCGACCAGACCATCGCGCTGATGCTGGACCACGCCATGGGGTCGGCCTTCAAGTCCAAGACCTCCTACCTCTTTGCCAGGATCGACGTGGACATCAAGCTCATCCCCAGGAACTCCGCCGGCACCGTCACCACCATATAT ATGATCTCGGAGAAGGACTGGAAGACCCACGACGAGATCGACCTGGAGTTCCTGGGCAACACCACCGGCCAGCCCTACACCCTGCACACCAACATCTTCGCCAACGGCGAGGGCGGCAGGGAGGTGCAGTACCGGCTCTGGTTCGACCCCACCCAGGACTTCCACACCTACTCCATCGTCTGGAACACAGACGAGATCCT GATCCTAGTGGACGACGTGCCGATCCGGCAGTTCAAGAACCACTGGGACGCCGGCGTGCCGTTCCCGGTGTACCAGCCGATGCGTCTGTTCGGGTGCCTGTGGGACGCCGACGACTGGGCGACGCAGGGTGGGCTCGTCAAGACCGACTGGTCGCAGGCGCCATTCGTTGCTTACTTCAAGAACTACACCGCCTCCGGGTGCGCCCCGAGCGCCGGCGGCTCGTGGGTGTGCGGCCAGGAcccctccggctccggcggcaGCCCCGGCTGGATGGACCGGGCACGGGGAGGAGGGCGGCTGGACGACGACgtgaagcagcagcagcagctgagGGAGGTGCAGGGCAAGTACATGATCTACAACTACTGCACCGACAAAAAGAGGTTCCCCAATGGCTTCCCGAAGGAGTGTGGGCTGGCTTAG